A window of Argopecten irradians isolate NY chromosome 1, Ai_NY, whole genome shotgun sequence contains these coding sequences:
- the LOC138335868 gene encoding uncharacterized protein isoform X1 has translation MASIICDVIDKDTVRCNGTEYTAEERLTYHDEWFWIYLGIYVGLVLMAGMMSGLTMGLLSLDLMSLKVMKDGGTPTERKHAKKILPVVSRHHLLLVTLLLANAAAVESMPIFLDKISDPITAIVVSVTAVLIFGEVIPQAICTRFGLAIGATLAPLVYCLMALFYIIAWPMSKILDCLLGKDHTTFYRRAQLKVLVNLHGPNGSNLPVQDSSEEQQGEHLSLDEVLIIQGALDMKTKTVEVAMLPLDDVFMLSITDKMDKATMSMVMEKAHSRIPIYDGPYTNIIGVILVKSLIMLDPDDSTPISSLLDSQAGRTVLFVDEDMPLFDLLNIFQTGKSHIAFVQKNTLRERQDDQADDVQLLVTTADEDRASGSSRSTGPIIGIITLEDVIEELIQEEIIDETDVYVDIHKRVQVARAQKARRDQRILHSRQVSMEPGAAEAGVVTDPQVFMESLDLSMMKSRSNPIMRNDREKDVLDRQTSYSMPAAESNINSDTEPLLGPPVVYT, from the exons ATGGCATCAATCATATGCGATGTCATCGACAAGGATACAGTGCGATGTAATGGAACGGAATACACTGCCGAAGAGAGACTGACCTACCATGACGAATGGTTCTGGATATATCTCGGCATCTATGTCGGCCTCGTGCTAATGGCAG GGATGATGTCTGGCCTGACGATGGGACTTTTGTCACTTGATTTGATGAGTTTAAAGGTTATGAAGGATGGAGGGACGCCCACCGAGAGGAAACACGCTAAGAAGATTTTACCAGTTGTGTCCCGTCACCATCTTCTACTAGTAACACTACTCCTGGCCAACGCTGCTGCTGTCGAGTCGATGCCAATCTTCCTGGATAAAATCTCCGATCCAATCACTGCTATTGTTGTTTCAGTTACTGCTGTACTCATATTTGGAGA AGTAATACCACAGGCAATTTGTACAAGATTTGGATTGGCTATTGGGGCAACATTAGCTCC GCTGGTGTACTGTCTTATGGCTCTATTCTACATCATTGCTTGGCCTATGTCAAAGATCTTGGACTGTCTATTAGGAAAAGACCACACAACATTCTACAGACGGGCCCAGCTGAAGGTCCTGGTTAACCTGCATGGTCCGAACGGCTCCAACCTTCCTGTGCAAGATTCGTCTGAGGAACAACAAGGAGAGCACCTCAGTTTGGACGAAGTGCtcattatacag GGTGCTCTGGATATGAAGACAAAGACGGTCGAGGTCGCCATGTTACCACTGGACGACGTATTTATGCtgagtatcacagacaaaatgGACAAGGCTACCATGTCGATG GTAATGGAGAAAGCTCATTCGCGAATCCCTATTTACGACGGTCCGTACACTAATATAATTGGTGTGATACTGGTCAAGTCTCTGATAATGCTGGATCCAGACGATTCCACACCCATCTCCAGTCTCCTTGACAGCCAGGCCGGCAGAACCGTTCTATTTGTAGATGAAGATATGCCCCTGTTTGATCTTCTTAACATATTCCAAACTGGCAAAA GCCATATTGCTTTTGTACAAAAAAACACTTTGAGGGAGAGACAAGATGACCAGGCTGATGATGTCCAGTTACTGGTCACTACGGCTGACGAGGATCGGGCCAGTGGTAGTTCACGGTCAACTGGACCA ATTATAGGTATCATAACTTTAGAAGATGTCATTGAAGAGCTCATTCAAGAGGAGATAATCGATGAGACTGATGTTTATGTGGACATACATAAGCGGGTACAGGTAGCCAGGGCGCAGAAAGCTCGACGGGACCAAAGG ATCCTACATAGTCGCCAGGTTTCTATGGAGCCCGGGGCAGCCGAGGCAGGGGTCGTCACCGACCCTCAGGTATTCATGGAATCTCTCGACCTT